The Juglans regia cultivar Chandler chromosome 1, Walnut 2.0, whole genome shotgun sequence nucleotide sequence ttataattatatgataggGTTTGCTTGCTTTAATTAAAGGACAAGCAAGCAGCAGCTGAATTCCTAAATGATTAGTGGggattatataaatttactaattagaTTATTTACATTTCAAAAGACAGAAGTGACACATGATGGATCAAAgcacaaagaaaagaaaggatcGAGAAGCTAGCTACTAAAGAATCTGACCGTCaacttcatttattcttttGGATATGTGTACAGATCGAGTGTGTAGTAATTAATCAGCATGCATGATTAATTATACatacaaagaaaaatacaaaaatgaacCAGAAAGAAAAGCTAGCAAACTGTTTTTGTTGTCATTATTTTCACAATAAGTACAAtactaattataaaatgtacCATAACGTTTTGAATTAACAGGTCATCATGATTctccttcttttttatttatttatttattttgtttttatacttTCGTTCTTTGTTATTTAATGCTAGTTGTTGTCTTGGCTGATTGTTGAAATCTGCCGTGGGATTTTCGGATTTGGTGCTGATGGAGCAATATGACCTTTTTGTAGTATTGTCCCTAGCAAATGAGTCCTTGGGTGACTTGCGAATGCCTTCTGACTAATTGTTGAAAGGAGAGGTGGAATTGTCGGATTGGGCGCAGATGGTCTAATTGGAGCACCCTTCTTCAGTGACTCCAACAACAAATAATTAGCCATAGAATGACTTGCAAAGGCCCTTTGACTTATTGTTGAAAGTTGGCCTGGGATGAACGGATTGGGCACAGATGGAGGAATATTAGCCTTTTGTAGTACTGACCCGAGCGAATGAGCCCTTGAGTGACTTGTGAAGGCCTTTTGGTTGACTGTTGAAATGTGTCGTGGGATTTTTGGATTGGGCGCAGATGGAGGAATATGACCCTTTTGTAGTATTGTCCCTAGCATATGAGCCCTCGAGTGACTTGCGAAGGCCCCTTGGCTGATTGATGAAATGTGACGTGGAATTTTCGGATTGGGCCCAGGTGGAGGAATATGACCCTTTTGTAGTACTATCCCTAGCAAATGAGCCCTTGGATGACTTGCAAAGGCCCTTTGGCTTATTGTTGAAAGTTGGCCTGGGATGATCGGATCGGGCACAGATGGAGGAATATTAGCCTTTTGCAGTACCGTCCCGAGCAAATGAGCCCTTGAGTGACTTGCGAAGGCCTTTTGGTTGATTGTTGAAATGTGTTGTGGGATTTTTGGATTGGGCACAGATGGAGGAATATTAGCCTTTTGCAGTATTGTCTCGAGCAAATGAGCCCTTGGGTGACTTGTGAATGCTCTCTGACTGATTGTTGAAAGGAGAGGTGGAATTGTCAAATTGGGCGTAGATGGTCTAACTGGAATGCCCTTTTGCAGTGACTCGAACAACAAATGAGCCATGGAATGATTCTTAAAGGCCCTTTGGCTGATTGTTGTAGCTAGTAGTGGGATGTTGGTGTCTGAATTAAATGAAGATGGAGGGATTTGAGCTTTATGCAACGACCCTAACAAAAGGCTTTTgttcatcaatattattttttcttctccatgCAAGATTCGACAAGCTTGATTTGCGCTCATGCTTATTAGAAAAAGCACTGTTGTGACTACAAGAAGCATTTTTAAAACCCACACTTGTTCTATAAGCCAAAATATATGGATATAACCAACTTGATGCAAGTATTGTGAAGGATATggaggtgtgtgtgtgtgtatatatatatatatcatgtgtatcCACCAACTTGTATATATGACttgaatttttcaacttttagtATGTTGGAATTGTTTTACTCTTGACTATTAATGGTAAGAGATTAAAGCATTGAATGGGTCTTAAATGACAAAACGGGGTTTGATTTGAAGAAGGCAATGCATTTTCAACGGGCAAATAGTGCTAGTCTCGATGAGGTAGGAGTAGTATCGTTttgcaaaattcaaaacatttcGTCAGTAGGACCCCCTAATTTGTGTAAAGCTAGAAATAGAATTTGTatgtgatcatatatattattcaagttttgaaatgttttcatatatatgttaattagttCCCttgtatttcatatatatataaaccttaaaTTACATGGGTTAATTTGTTAATTCCAGTAAACTCATTAGCATTTGTATTGATATCTTAATGCATGCCAACTTCTAGTTAATGCATGCATTTAGATTTAGCTTAAGTACTCAAATGCAAAATGATAAAAGAGGCAGGGTACTTAAGAGTCCTAAACTTTTGAAAGATATATTGTCTATAAGCCCTACCAAAGAACTTGATTCTTTGGTTCAACCATCATTTAACTAGGAATTTCCTGGATATAACTCCGGCCAGCAATTAGCTAGGTCTGTGTCTTTCCCAGGACCGGAGGATCGAAGCGCATTCAACTCGTGAAACTTTGCTTTCTCTTCGGGCATATATTTTGAATGGAAAAGAAAACTGATCAGAGAGAAGATCGAAACATTGGTTCTAAAAAAAAGAACGTGGAAAACAATCTTTGACTGGAGGCCCCAGCTAGACCAGCATGCAGAGGACATTCCTCGTACGCCATTTGTCATGATTTTGAGTTACTTTGAACGGACATGACATGGAAGCACGGGCATTTTGTTTTGGTACGTGGAAACACGCTTACTTAGATATCTTGAATGTGTCTAATGTCTATACGGCTGTAGGTTGTGGGATATTAATCCTTTTACACGACATAAAATACTTTGAAAAAAGACTTCCAAAAGTATCGAAATATGAAGTCTCTCTTACGGCATGATGCACTGAATTGGGGAATGGAGAACATCAGCATCCGAACACGCTTCTTCCATCTGTAAATTAAAGCGCGTCTTGTAGTTGTAACTTGTAGGGGATTTATATCATCACAGACAATCTcgttttcaacatatatatatatatatatatatgtatcgtTTTTCCTTTTACCATTTTCAGTGGCTTTCCAATTCCGGGATTGCATCTCTGCATTAAACGGCATAAATACAATCCCTGAAACAGAGACAAAGCCAATATCTTTTTTCtcggaaaaggaaaaataaaaatcaaacatgATTTTCTAAATTATCTGATAAATACAATCCGACAGACGCCCAAGAGCCAATTAACTTTAGAAGGAAAGTCTCAAGGTTAATTTTTAGAAAAGCggagttctttattttttttaatgcttttttGGGAAAACTTGAGGCTTTTTTACCTTCGTTTATTTGGGTGCATATTTCAGACATTGGATGGGGATTTTTGGAATCTTTTAAGGgttaatatcttttttcttttcagaattTTGGGAGGCTAACTAGGGATATTTTCAAGCATAGTAGGGTTTCACATATTGTTGAGTTACATGACTAGGAGGGGAAATATTATAAGAGTAGTGTTAAATGCAATCTGTACTGTATAAATACCTcccacttcttttaaaaaataaaatataaagtccaatattaaaaaattaattttttatgtagaaGCCATATTTACTCTCTTTTTTAATGCATAACACTAGTTATAGAGATACcctataactgtaaatatcatttctcaaatccaaaaacaagtAAGAAGTAATAGTCGAGAACTCTAGAATTTACAAGAAGATTTACCCATATTTAGCATTCCTTATGTACAAATGGGACAACATCTGACCTTACAAGATTTCAAACTAACAAGTACTCACCTATGTCCATGTCATGCTACACACAATAAAGATATACAAATATGCCATCGACATAGGACCCAATCAGTAACCATCAAAGACTCTACATAAATCtttcttccatcttcttttctcttttctttttgcccTTTAATGTTGGCTGGGGTAGAAATAAATCCATGGTTTGGTATATGCATATAATTGCCCCCCCACATGAGAAAATAGAGTTCACAAATGAACGCTGCACATAACTGCTGTATTAAAATCTAAAGGGTATGGGAAAGGCGATTTGGTAGTTAGAAATCTCCACGTCTTCTTCTTGGGATGATAAATTCGGATGTACAGTTTTCCAGCCCTCTTATGGTGTCGCTTCCTTCGGGTTTCTGTAGAATTGACTGCATTCAAAAGGGTCATTACATGCAACTCCCCGtccaaaacaacaaaaccaaatGCTGAGTTATGAGGTGCTGTATTTGGTACATGCGTCTCCCCACGCCACTGGTTTGAAGCCATGTCATACCTGTAATGCAGTAGCGAAAACAAGCCATTGAGTGTCCCCAAGTAGACTAAAGAAGATTTCCAATGAGTCTTGTGTGGAAACAAACAAGAAAGTGACCACTCTAGGTGCagggtttaaaaaattatcgtTGATATATTAAATGGTTAAGCAAGAGTTTTGATAGAATACGTCTTGTTTATCTCGACTTGAGGCCAGTATATGCCATTCAGGTGATCCGGATTCACCATTTGGATTTTGTCAGAGGGTTGCTAGAAAGTTCTCCAGTCAGGTAAAAGCAACGGAATAGAAGGGAGCACATGCAAAAGCACAGGCATCAATTTAGTGATGTGTCTAATGATTTAAGAATTTGGCATATTAATAACCATGAATTAATGCAAACTTAGGCAAAACAAAAAGCTGCTGTCCCAAAAAACTGTAGCTCACTTTTGCTTTTCTTAGGCTATTATTAAGCAAGATTCTAACCTATGTGGTAACATAATGTTCAAGCAAGTCCTAATTGAATGGGTTTTATGGCCCAACTGAATGTCCATTAGCAGCTACATTAGCATCCATCCAGATACAAACTCCCTACTTCTAGCCCAAAATTTGCATTACTTTGGCATCACATAGCCTGGACCCTCCTAAATTCAACAGAAACTAATATAACAGCATAAGGCTTTCAATTTAGCATTTTGTAGGTTTACATTTCAAGGTACTTCAAACTGTTAAAGGCATGTTAGATAACAAagctaagagcactctcattggattagttaaagctaaagtacattttttatgaatataagatgaatttaacttttagctatttcattcacataagtctccacattggaatagtcattttttcattatatgacaataaaataatataagaagaatttgactttgactattcacatcaaatatccacattggattatccattatatagtaatgagtaattaataatttcaaaaatattttaattttcttaattatgaatttattttattttatcatattttactattcataatattatatattaattactaatcatattctaattatattttttcaattgtcgtgtaaaagggagagagaaataattaatataaaatgtatttgatgaatgaatagtttctttcaaatttggaaataattttagaagtgaCCGTAGCTAAACCAATGTGATcacattttatggtttaatagctaaatcttcaatggatttaacttttagctaatccaatgaaagTGCTCTAAAACagtttctcttttcttttttgacaagtaCAACAGTTCACTTTTCATGATCAGGCAAGGGAACAAATGCAAGCAAAACAGAGAATCCCAAAGACATCAAATGTTCTTTTCCGTTTTGTACTCAAATCTGTAATACTCATGAAgggaataaatataaatatacaatttttttaagtaatcaaGATTTTAATTGAAGAACtcaaaaggcatagcccaagtacagtCATATCCAAGAGAAACTCCTAGTTGGATATagaataagataaaagaaaatcctAAACTCGCCCCCATTAAAGCCTATATATAGCAATTGTCCAAAAAAACATAGTgaagaaatcatttttaaattcttcCATCCATCTGCTCTCGGTCCTCAAAATTTcaatcatttctttccctccaatACACCACAATTGAAAGAAAGGGATCATATTCAAGACATCAGCCACCTCAAGACTagtattaattgaaaaaaaaaaagtcaaacctattatgatattttttccaAAGCACCACCATGTGGCTCAAGTACCACATTAGTACACCGCAACCCCAAGCAGAACCATATTTAGAGTCCACCACAGCTTTCCACAAGGCATCCCTCTCGTGTCGGTATTGCAtgccattttcccaataaagtCCTATTGAACACAAGCATATTTTGAATGTATAggttttataagaaaaaagttCTTACGTAGCACTCAATAAACTCAAGatcaaaattctatttatccATCACTTATCCCCCATCTCAGCTCTGATCTCCGCAATGCACTGCAGCTACATTAGAGCAGTGAACAAGTCCAATTGCAACTTTTCCATCTATAGGGTCGGATTTCATACTTCACAGTCCTACTCAAGCATTGTAACATACAGATCCTAAATTAGGGTttagaattaatatttttatcagaTTAGTATGagatagtaattttattttagtagaaTTCTTCCACTCTGTACGCCATCTATCCCTCTGCTTGGTTCCCTAGTTGGGGAGAAACTTCCTAATTTGAAACCCATTGGATGTGCCGAAACCCTCACATATATACTCTATGTTCcccaaaattttccttcaccCAAATCCACAATACTCCTCCGGCCAGAACACCCCAGTGAAAGAAAATTCTTCTTCAACACATCGTTGCCGTAGCTTTCCCCACAACACCACCACCGTCTTCCTCATGGCAAACCAAGACACTCTCTTCACCGGAATAATTTAGAGGGCACCGTCAAGGAAGTCGgtgtcttccattggggcgttacatgttATGATACGGTAGAcggtgccacggactcaagcatgGATTACCATATGCTATGTGATAACACGGACCCAAGCATTTTCACTACGTGTTATGATACGCTTGACGGTGCCACAGACCCAAGCATGGTTTACactatgttatgatatgttatatactGGTCAACGACAATTGGACCAATACACACATGTTATAATAACCACTAAgtaagtgaaagacaagatgaaTAAGTTATATACGAATGATAGGAAATGCATAGAGACAGTCATTCATGCATCCACGTTACATGAATTGCCATGATTATGTTTGATTCCACTTATGTTACTAATGAATGATCTATATGTTATGTAAATGTGAGACGATGTATGTAAGTTTTCAAGATTTAGCTTAATGTTAAACTAAATTAAGTTTACAATATGATGCGCCAttactgagtcttcgactcatttgtttgtttgtctattttatgttttaatgtccCAGATGATGATTTCGTGGATAAAGAGCAGAGTGCcaaaagtataataaatttcTAGAGACTTgggactcgtttggatacaagaagtgttttatctcatctcatctaatcattacaactttttaaaattttcacacaaaatataataataaacaattcaactttttcaaatcctaaaacaataataatattaaaaaataatattctaacaatattctatttaactttcatctcaactcatccaatctcaactcactatccaaacggcaccttaGTGTATGGTTTAGACACTAAAGCAGTGTTAGTATAACATAGAACTAGcttatatcatttcttttatgtttcaGCTTTTATGCTATGAGAGACTGTCATGCTctagataagtttaataatcCAATGGATGAAGCATTTTTATGATATTGAATCTCTTTACCAggcattatgttatgaatttaCGTAACATTCCAAACCTACAGGAAGGGATGTTACAAGCGTCTACTCATCTTACTTGTTATTTAGTTTTAATCTGATTCAAGACCTATACTCAcaatgtttaaaaaaagagCAGTGCTACCCATAAGCTTCACATCCTGTACACTCACtttaaaaacatgtcattttgcatttttatcttattttattcacaaacatatctggaatcattttcattatgtgggtaaaaaaaaagtaaaatgacatgttcttaagtgagtgtgcagggtgtgaaacttttgtctagaatttttcttaaaaaaaaaaacagtgctATATTATACCACATAAAACATTGTAATTTCACACATTGGCACCAACACCCAAAACCTCCATATCTACAAACACACGtatctatgaaaaaaaataacttgatTCCATGATACGTATATctcaaacataataaataaatattaaaaaaaaaacccgaaaTAATTCCTACATTTTAGGCGGGCGGCCAATCCAATCTGAATCACACGCGAATCAAACAAATTCTGACTTTCACAAACAGTAGAGAACAAAAACCCAGAACTCTAAAACTCACTACTACATATGCCTGGTAAAAATCCTAACACTTGTATCTCACAatgaaagaagggaaaaaaaaaagtcacataGTACACAAGAAACTAATCTAATCCAGTGAAACACACACAAAGCTGACTAAcgaacaaataaataaatacctgAAAATGTCGTTCCCTTCGAGCATAAACACGGCGGGTCGACCTGGCCTCTCCCCATCCTCCACCACCACAATCTTCCCTACCCTAACCCTCTCTCCTTCCTCCCACATATCCCCAACCTCCATCCACTTTCCGGCTACACCACCATCACCAGCACTCTTCAAATCCATCACCGCTGCGTCCCTACAATACTCATCCACCGGCAACACCCCACCAATCGTCCTCCCCTCCCCATAGCCTCCCATCACCCAAAACTCCATTCTTTCCCCCACAAAAAACCCCGCGCACCCGGCTCGCAAACCTGGCAGCCGGTCCAACTCGACCCACTTATTCCTGCGGATATCGTAGCGCTCCACCGACGTCATCCTACTCCCAGCCGCACCGAATACACAGTGCCGGGACCCACCTCCCGCCACAAGAATCGCGTCGTAATCGGGTACCGCCGCACAGCCGAAGCTCCCCCGCGGGTGGAGCATCGGCGCCAGGGGCTCCCAGGAGCCGGTGGTGAAATCGAAGCGGGAGACGGATGAGGAAGCAGAAGGACGATCGATGGGGAAAGAGCGGGTATCGAAGAGGGACCCGCCGAGGACGTAGAGGTGGGGGCCGATGGAGAGGGCGGAGAAGTTGCAGAGGCCATAGGAGTGGGGATCGGGGGGAGCGGTGGGAAGTTGGGACCAGGCTAGGTTGTGAGGGTCGAAGAGGAAAGGGGGGGAGATAGAAGGGTCCTGAGGGAAGATGCAGAGAAGATGGGAGAGACGGTTAAGACGGCGGAGGGAGAGTAAGAGAGAGTTGAGGGAGGGGGTGAGGAAGAGGCGCCAGGACTTGCAGGTGAGCTTGAGGCGAGAGTGGTAGGAGTAGGGGATGAAGG carries:
- the LOC108996026 gene encoding F-box/kelch-repeat protein OR23, giving the protein MSTPPSSSSSSSASVLILDYTLTLIPGLPNDVAALILSFIPYSYHSRLKLTCKSWRLFLTPSLNSLLLSLRRLNRLSHLLCIFPQDPSISPPFLFDPHNLAWSQLPTAPPDPHSYGLCNFSALSIGPHLYVLGGSLFDTRSFPIDRPSASSSVSRFDFTTGSWEPLAPMLHPRGSFGCAAVPDYDAILVAGGGSRHCVFGAAGSRMTSVERYDIRRNKWVELDRLPGLRAGCAGFFVGERMEFWVMGGYGEGRTIGGVLPVDEYCRDAAVMDLKSAGDGGVAGKWMEVGDMWEEGERVRVGKIVVVEDGERPGRPAVFMLEGNDIFRYDMASNQWRGETHVPNTAPHNSAFGFVVLDGELHVMTLLNAVNSTETRRKRHHKRAGKLYIRIYHPKKKTWRFLTTKSPFPYPLDFNTAVMCSVHL